Proteins co-encoded in one Desulfitobacterium hafniense DCB-2 genomic window:
- a CDS encoding formate dehydrogenase subunit gamma codes for MGKEQVYQRFDIHQRIQHMGMFISFFVLTITGLPIKFEQSRLSQGVVSLFGGFDNLFYVHLLGGVLMIFASVYHLIYLVVVPLGGKKKSWAIVPTFKDFKDLIQNLGYFFGFKKEPARFDRYSYKEKFDYWAVFWGMVIMAGSGLMMWYPQFFTLFLPRWVIDSSRYAHTDEAILAISAIFIWHFYNVHFNNRYFPMSKAWYVGTLTREEMEEDHPIELERIEREPNVLSKDKTKE; via the coding sequence ATGGGTAAGGAGCAGGTTTATCAGCGTTTTGATATCCATCAGCGTATTCAGCATATGGGCATGTTTATCAGTTTTTTTGTCCTGACCATAACAGGGCTGCCGATAAAATTTGAACAAAGCAGACTATCCCAGGGCGTTGTCTCTTTGTTTGGCGGTTTTGATAATCTCTTTTACGTGCACCTGCTGGGAGGGGTGCTCATGATCTTCGCCAGTGTTTACCATCTGATTTATCTGGTAGTGGTCCCCCTGGGAGGCAAAAAGAAATCCTGGGCCATTGTCCCCACCTTCAAAGATTTTAAGGATCTGATCCAGAATCTTGGTTATTTCTTCGGCTTCAAAAAGGAACCGGCGCGATTTGACCGTTATTCTTATAAGGAAAAATTCGACTATTGGGCAGTGTTCTGGGGAATGGTTATCATGGCCGGTTCGGGCCTGATGATGTGGTATCCTCAGTTCTTCACCCTGTTCTTACCCCGCTGGGTGATCGATTCATCCCGCTATGCTCATACAGATGAAGCTATTCTAGCGATCAGCGCGATTTTTATCTGGCATTTCTACAATGTCCATTTCAACAACAGATACTTTCCTATGAGCAAAGCCTGGTATGTGGGAACATTGACCCGTGAGGAAATGGAAGAAGACCATCCCATTGAGCTGGAAAGAATCGAGAGGGAGCCCAATGTACTTAGCAAGGATAAAACTAAGGAGTGA
- a CDS encoding cupin domain-containing protein, with protein sequence MPNKEVFPKGSQAVANFTGAAFVNMLVPDGSGTYNCQVYDVIFEPGCRNDWHSHPGGQILLCTDGIGYYQEKDQPARRLQRGDVVEIPPQVEHWHGAAPDSSFTHIGISPNTRKGGATWLLPVTDEEYQQATGGNNHV encoded by the coding sequence ATGCCAAACAAGGAAGTTTTCCCAAAGGGCAGTCAGGCTGTCGCCAATTTCACCGGCGCAGCCTTTGTCAACATGCTCGTGCCTGATGGAAGCGGCACTTATAACTGCCAGGTGTATGACGTAATATTTGAGCCCGGCTGCCGGAATGACTGGCACAGCCATCCCGGTGGGCAGATCCTGCTTTGCACCGACGGCATCGGCTATTATCAGGAAAAAGATCAGCCGGCCCGGCGGCTGCAACGGGGCGATGTGGTGGAAATTCCGCCCCAGGTGGAGCATTGGCATGGGGCCGCACCCGACAGCTCATTCACCCATATCGGCATCAGCCCCAATACCCGGAAGGGCGGAGCAACCTGGCTTTTGCCCGTGACGGATGAAGAATATCAACAAGCAACAGGAGGAAATAATCATGTTTAA
- a CDS encoding Rqc2 family fibronectin-binding protein yields the protein MALDGITLHHLVQELAPQLAGARIDKITQPEKEEIHLQLRSQGQSYRLLLNISATAARLHLSQTSKKNPASPPMFCMILRKHIEGGKILALEQLGLERIVLLTVQNYNEYGDLATLHLYLEIMGKHSNLILVDPQSGLILDGLKRYSHALSRHREVLPGRLYLAPPSQGKADPLASEEEWRTILFRDGLSEKVVDLLVRHYAGISPELAREIMTRSGLAQTITLDQCGDIDLSRIFQAYTLLANPAHTPPLEPTLYYQGAVKLTRPNPLPTAFTLLPFQQYQGLPAQSFPTLAEAVASFYQSKASSNTLEAKRGSLRKIIQEQLQHLHKKKGIYEDTLATAAKGLNYQRWGELLTANIYRLELGMKEIAAEDYNEESLPQVNIPLDPQLTGIENSQRYYRLYNKAKATIQKTTPLKDAVEEEIAYLNSVLLSLEQATVPSELDEVHKELIEENYLSGKHHGKHHGKPLAGEGKNPGQNKQKGKPHKNSKQGQGGKGAKDAKGAKQGAKQGSKQGSKADSPQPKIYFSSQNRPILVGKNNRQNDWLTLKKGRPQDLWLHTKNIPGSHVLIPLEEGEEFPDDATLEEAAALAIHFSQAKGSTLVPVDYTHVKNIKKPNAAKPGMVIYEKNWTLYLTPQEEIVERLLASEGEEMP from the coding sequence ATGGCCTTAGACGGCATTACCCTGCATCATTTGGTTCAGGAATTAGCCCCCCAACTGGCGGGGGCCCGCATTGATAAAATCACCCAGCCGGAGAAAGAAGAAATCCATCTCCAGCTGCGCAGCCAGGGCCAGTCTTACCGGCTCCTGCTCAATATCTCAGCCACAGCGGCACGGCTGCATCTTTCCCAAACAAGCAAGAAAAACCCCGCTTCCCCTCCCATGTTCTGCATGATCCTGCGCAAACACATCGAGGGGGGCAAGATCCTGGCCCTGGAGCAGTTAGGATTGGAACGGATCGTACTTCTCACCGTGCAAAACTATAACGAGTATGGGGATTTGGCTACCCTTCATCTTTATCTGGAAATCATGGGCAAGCACAGCAATCTTATTTTAGTGGATCCTCAAAGCGGCTTGATCCTGGATGGACTGAAGCGCTACTCCCATGCTTTAAGCCGTCATCGTGAGGTGCTGCCCGGACGCCTCTATCTCGCCCCTCCTTCCCAAGGAAAAGCCGATCCTCTGGCAAGTGAGGAAGAATGGCGCACCATCCTCTTCCGGGATGGACTCAGCGAAAAAGTTGTGGACTTGCTGGTCAGGCACTACGCGGGAATCAGCCCGGAACTGGCCCGGGAAATCATGACCCGGTCCGGATTGGCGCAGACGATCACCCTTGATCAGTGCGGAGATATTGACCTCTCCCGGATTTTCCAGGCCTACACCCTTTTAGCCAATCCAGCTCATACTCCTCCTTTGGAGCCCACCCTCTATTATCAGGGAGCTGTTAAACTCACCCGCCCCAACCCTCTTCCTACTGCCTTTACCCTTCTGCCCTTCCAACAGTACCAGGGCCTTCCTGCCCAGAGCTTCCCCACTCTGGCTGAAGCCGTGGCGAGTTTTTATCAGAGCAAAGCCTCCAGCAACACCCTGGAGGCCAAACGGGGTTCCCTGCGCAAAATTATTCAGGAGCAGCTCCAGCATCTGCACAAGAAAAAAGGCATCTATGAGGATACCCTGGCCACGGCCGCCAAAGGATTGAACTACCAGCGCTGGGGAGAACTGCTTACAGCCAACATCTACCGGCTTGAACTGGGGATGAAGGAGATTGCGGCGGAGGATTATAATGAAGAATCTTTGCCCCAAGTAAATATTCCCCTGGACCCTCAGCTGACGGGGATTGAAAATTCCCAACGCTATTACCGGCTTTACAATAAGGCCAAAGCCACTATTCAAAAAACAACGCCCCTTAAAGACGCTGTGGAGGAGGAAATCGCTTATCTTAATTCCGTTCTTTTAAGCCTGGAGCAAGCCACTGTACCCTCTGAGCTGGATGAGGTTCATAAGGAACTGATTGAGGAAAACTATTTGTCCGGCAAACACCATGGCAAGCACCATGGCAAGCCTTTGGCAGGGGAAGGAAAAAATCCGGGGCAAAACAAACAGAAGGGCAAACCTCATAAAAACAGCAAGCAGGGACAGGGCGGCAAGGGTGCCAAGGATGCCAAAGGAGCTAAGCAGGGGGCTAAACAAGGTTCTAAACAGGGCTCTAAAGCCGATTCTCCCCAACCCAAAATCTACTTTTCCAGTCAAAACCGCCCCATTCTGGTGGGCAAAAACAATCGTCAGAATGATTGGCTGACCCTCAAAAAAGGCCGTCCCCAGGACCTCTGGCTCCACACCAAGAATATCCCCGGCTCCCATGTGCTGATTCCCCTGGAAGAGGGTGAAGAGTTCCCCGATGACGCCACTTTGGAAGAGGCGGCTGCCCTGGCTATCCATTTCAGTCAGGCCAAGGGCTCCACTTTGGTTCCGGTGGATTATACTCATGTGAAGAATATTAAAAAGCCTAATGCCGCCAAGCCCGGCATGGTCATCTATGAGAAGAACTGGACCCTCTATCTGACTCCCCAAGAGGAGATTGTGGAACGTCTGCTGGCCAGTGAGGGGGAGGAAATGCCTTGA
- a CDS encoding MerR family transcriptional regulator, which produces MQQYSIGEVANIAGIAISTLRYYDREGLFPNLDRSEGGTRKFTDTEIETLGIIECLKTSGLSIKEIKLFLDWCQEGNSSLQKRRNLFYERLEVVTKQMEELQKTLNTLRFKCWYYDTALAAGTEEVPKNLPPEEIPEDILAYQRSGCLNNSGHKHL; this is translated from the coding sequence ATGCAGCAGTATTCCATCGGGGAAGTGGCGAACATTGCCGGTATCGCCATCTCCACCCTGCGTTATTATGACCGTGAAGGCTTATTCCCAAATTTGGACCGCAGCGAGGGCGGGACCCGGAAATTCACCGATACGGAGATCGAAACCCTTGGCATCATTGAGTGTTTAAAAACTTCCGGATTATCGATTAAGGAAATCAAGCTGTTTCTGGATTGGTGCCAGGAGGGCAACAGCTCTCTGCAAAAAAGAAGAAATCTATTTTATGAGCGTCTTGAGGTCGTAACCAAGCAAATGGAGGAGCTGCAAAAAACGCTGAACACCCTCCGCTTCAAATGCTGGTATTATGACACGGCCCTGGCCGCCGGAACCGAGGAGGTGCCGAAAAATTTGCCGCCGGAGGAAATCCCGGAGGATATCCTGGCCTATCAGCGTTCCGGCTGCCTGAACAACAGCGGTCATAAGCACCTTTAG
- a CDS encoding iron-containing alcohol dehydrogenase, translated as MFNMYVPTRFVFGSGRLRELHQQKMPGKKALITISNGKSVRENGALDRTQEQLRLAGVAMVVFDKIGANPTKTAVMEGAKSARDHGCDFIVALGGGSVMDAAKAIAMMATNDGDLWDYVGGKTGKGQALRHEPLPLVCITTTAGTGSEADQWGVVTNEETNEKIGVGGYDASFPVVSIIDPELMVSVPPKFTAYQGFDALFHATEGYISKFASPMSDMYALTAIENVGNYLVRACRDGRDMEAREGMAFANTLSGVVMTVSVTTAEHSLEHAMSAYHPELPHGAGLIMISRAFYEFFIEKHACDQRFVRMAQALGMKDAARPEDFITMLVKLQENCGVADLKMSDYGMTPDEFDKLAANARETMGGLFAANPYAMTHEDCVEVYRKSYR; from the coding sequence ATGTTTAATATGTATGTACCTACCCGTTTTGTCTTTGGCAGCGGCCGCCTGAGGGAGCTGCATCAGCAAAAAATGCCCGGTAAAAAAGCGCTGATTACTATCTCCAACGGCAAGTCTGTCCGGGAAAACGGCGCCCTGGACCGCACACAGGAGCAGCTTCGTCTTGCCGGGGTGGCAATGGTTGTGTTCGACAAAATAGGGGCCAACCCCACCAAGACCGCCGTAATGGAGGGGGCAAAATCTGCCCGTGACCACGGCTGTGATTTTATCGTGGCTTTAGGTGGCGGCAGTGTCATGGATGCGGCCAAAGCCATAGCCATGATGGCCACCAACGACGGCGACCTGTGGGATTATGTGGGGGGCAAAACAGGCAAGGGGCAGGCCCTCCGCCATGAGCCCCTGCCCCTGGTCTGCATTACGACCACGGCCGGAACCGGCAGCGAGGCGGACCAATGGGGCGTTGTGACTAACGAGGAAACCAATGAAAAGATCGGTGTCGGCGGCTATGATGCCAGTTTCCCGGTAGTGTCGATCATTGACCCTGAGCTCATGGTGTCCGTGCCTCCCAAGTTTACCGCCTACCAAGGATTTGATGCCCTGTTCCACGCCACCGAGGGCTATATTTCCAAATTTGCCAGCCCTATGAGCGATATGTATGCCCTGACGGCGATTGAGAATGTGGGGAACTATCTGGTCCGTGCCTGCCGGGATGGCAGGGATATGGAAGCCCGGGAAGGGATGGCCTTTGCCAACACCCTCTCCGGTGTGGTGATGACTGTCAGTGTGACAACGGCGGAACACTCCTTGGAGCACGCCATGTCCGCCTATCACCCTGAGCTTCCTCACGGTGCGGGACTGATTATGATTTCCCGGGCCTTTTACGAATTCTTTATCGAAAAGCACGCTTGTGATCAGCGCTTTGTCCGTATGGCCCAGGCTTTGGGCATGAAGGATGCTGCCAGGCCGGAAGACTTTATCACCATGCTGGTTAAGCTTCAGGAAAACTGCGGTGTGGCCGACCTGAAAATGAGCGATTACGGTATGACTCCCGATGAGTTCGACAAGCTGGCAGCCAATGCCCGTGAGACCATGGGCGGTCTGTTCGCAGCGAATCCCTATGCAATGACTCATGAGGACTGCGTGGAAGTTTACAGAAAATCATATCGCTGA
- a CDS encoding RibD family protein: protein MSRPYIFCHMMTSLDGKIMGSYMDTPEGEAAGKAFYNIAFGSNPHYQHQGWLSGRMTTDDNFTFYKPPVLDEEAPPVPEGDFVALPNAPMYYVSVDPSGKLGWENSQLTYEDTTAHVLEVLTEKAGNAYKAFLLKLGISYIIAGKDALDYALAMAKLKSLFGIQSLMLGGGGVLNWSFIQAGMCDELSVLIAAAADGSSETPTLFEARSGLAAESPVGFTLKSAEVKEGGSVWLRYTVNK from the coding sequence ATGAGCAGACCTTATATTTTCTGCCATATGATGACTTCTCTTGACGGTAAAATTATGGGGTCATATATGGATACCCCCGAAGGAGAGGCCGCCGGTAAAGCGTTTTACAACATTGCTTTCGGCAGCAATCCCCACTACCAGCATCAAGGCTGGCTGTCCGGCCGTATGACCACAGATGATAACTTTACCTTCTACAAACCACCTGTTCTGGATGAGGAAGCTCCTCCGGTCCCCGAGGGAGACTTTGTGGCTTTGCCCAATGCTCCCATGTATTATGTATCGGTGGATCCTTCCGGCAAGCTGGGCTGGGAAAACAGCCAGCTTACCTATGAGGATACGACTGCTCATGTTCTTGAAGTGTTGACCGAAAAGGCCGGTAATGCCTATAAAGCCTTTCTGCTCAAGCTGGGCATCTCCTATATCATCGCCGGCAAAGACGCTTTGGATTATGCCCTGGCCATGGCGAAGCTCAAAAGCCTCTTTGGTATCCAGAGCTTGATGCTGGGCGGTGGGGGCGTTTTGAACTGGTCGTTTATTCAGGCCGGCATGTGCGACGAGCTGAGTGTTCTGATTGCCGCCGCCGCCGATGGTTCCTCGGAAACTCCTACCTTATTCGAAGCACGAAGCGGCCTGGCTGCTGAGAGCCCTGTCGGTTTCACCTTAAAAAGTGCCGAAGTCAAAGAAGGGGGAAGTGTGTGGCTGCGCTACACTGTGAACAAGTAA
- a CDS encoding RQC domain-containing protein codes for MSSKKPRVRYELNSGDVSYLTDEEIRSILRAADELVAIGGRSMLAKILKGSKDKKVREHGLDQCPAYGYYQELTLSEITNRIDWLIKKDYLKIEYRDRLPVLVFSEKGWEIERETYAEELLQQLIQLLEGKDYSFVQDLKDRNRGMILLLLEKIRRTGNARFIPLLKAWKEIEYKKVQTEIQKVIDYLLKEGTLR; via the coding sequence ATGAGCAGTAAAAAACCAAGAGTAAGATATGAGCTGAACAGCGGTGATGTAAGCTATTTAACTGATGAAGAAATCAGATCAATACTCCGTGCAGCTGATGAACTCGTTGCTATAGGAGGCAGAAGCATGTTGGCCAAAATTCTCAAAGGCTCCAAAGATAAAAAGGTACGGGAGCATGGACTGGACCAATGTCCTGCCTACGGATACTATCAGGAGCTAACCTTGTCGGAAATAACAAACCGTATTGATTGGCTGATCAAGAAAGATTACCTGAAAATCGAATACAGGGATAGGCTTCCCGTACTTGTCTTCTCCGAAAAAGGCTGGGAAATAGAACGGGAAACCTATGCCGAGGAATTGCTGCAACAACTTATCCAGCTGCTGGAAGGAAAAGATTATAGTTTTGTTCAGGACTTGAAGGATAGAAACAGAGGAATGATCCTGCTGTTGCTTGAAAAAATCAGACGAACGGGCAATGCACGATTTATACCGCTCCTTAAAGCCTGGAAGGAGATTGAATACAAAAAGGTGCAGACTGAAATTCAAAAGGTCATTGATTACTTGCTGAAAGAAGGAACACTACGCTAA
- a CDS encoding helix-turn-helix domain-containing protein: MDIQERIKQLMDTKGWSEYKLAKEANLPQSTISHLFKRNNAPTYPTIEAICRAFGITMAQFFADEGEAVVLTLDQKELLLLWGTLTQEQRQIVISTMKHFNNND; this comes from the coding sequence ATGGACATACAAGAACGCATCAAGCAATTGATGGATACAAAGGGCTGGTCGGAATATAAGCTGGCCAAAGAAGCCAACCTACCACAATCCACAATCTCTCATTTATTCAAAAGAAATAACGCTCCGACATACCCCACAATAGAGGCAATATGCCGGGCGTTTGGCATTACAATGGCACAGTTCTTTGCTGATGAAGGCGAGGCCGTGGTGCTCACGTTAGACCAGAAAGAGCTCCTGCTGTTATGGGGGACGCTTACCCAGGAACAGCGTCAAATTGTGATAAGCACCATGAAACATTTCAACAATAATGACTAA
- a CDS encoding tetratricopeptide repeat protein yields the protein MSYSIITEYSNQLHQLLVSVSQHLYFDKDGYVTYQKKPLGVNIKSCHKSRKEHLVYYVLRDHFSGTFTFQIATTKRLIPLADFLHYAWSEPKGEEKFIWGMPDSLFIPQMIASEELLSGLEALNVRPLHPPSGFASGVRVIRDIENDLCFFMRETVDYSLEGLNKLRFRVYQYLINSSHRDNKFSNWKAGLTYQSHPRITPVYSDFVNFFPADDPKAPSPIPLNQVPKDKQLEKRTRKSKKATPDYPPFSEEKLSHAQELIYDAWEEPNRQKCLALARKALRISPYCADAYTLLAEKCELLKERQELYTKGVEAGRMALGDSFFQEESGHFWGYLKARPYMRALAGLSECLWKNGLRQEAIESYKELLRLNPNDNQGIRYILINCLLAEGLDGEAEKLLSTYPESSCFMLYSKALLSFRRLKHRKAEASLKEALLSNPHVPPYLLGSKHLPWPLPAYYSPGSIEEAVIYAADACTVWKNTPNALTWLTEKLKSIT from the coding sequence TTGAGCTATTCCATCATCACCGAATATTCCAACCAACTGCATCAACTGCTGGTTTCCGTTTCCCAGCATTTATATTTTGACAAAGACGGTTATGTAACATACCAGAAAAAACCCTTGGGGGTGAATATTAAAAGCTGCCATAAATCACGAAAGGAGCACCTGGTCTATTATGTTTTACGGGATCACTTCAGCGGTACTTTCACCTTCCAAATTGCCACTACGAAAAGACTGATTCCTCTTGCCGATTTCCTGCACTACGCCTGGAGTGAACCTAAGGGAGAGGAAAAGTTCATCTGGGGTATGCCGGACTCTCTCTTTATCCCCCAAATGATTGCCAGCGAGGAGCTTTTATCGGGTTTAGAGGCCTTGAATGTCAGGCCCTTGCACCCTCCCAGCGGATTTGCTTCAGGAGTCAGAGTCATCAGGGATATTGAAAACGACTTGTGTTTCTTTATGAGAGAAACAGTTGATTACAGCCTGGAAGGCCTCAACAAACTACGCTTCAGAGTATATCAATATCTCATCAATTCTTCTCACCGGGACAATAAATTCTCCAACTGGAAGGCAGGTTTGACTTACCAAAGTCATCCAAGAATTACTCCTGTTTATTCTGATTTTGTTAACTTCTTCCCCGCCGATGATCCCAAAGCCCCCTCTCCTATCCCGCTAAATCAGGTTCCAAAAGACAAGCAGCTGGAAAAGCGAACTCGGAAAAGCAAAAAAGCAACTCCCGATTATCCCCCCTTCTCTGAGGAAAAACTCAGTCACGCCCAAGAATTAATTTATGATGCCTGGGAAGAGCCGAACAGACAAAAATGCCTTGCCCTGGCTCGCAAGGCACTGCGCATCTCACCCTATTGCGCCGATGCTTATACTCTGCTGGCTGAAAAATGCGAATTACTTAAGGAGCGCCAGGAATTATACACAAAGGGAGTAGAAGCTGGCCGCATGGCCTTGGGAGATTCTTTTTTTCAAGAAGAGTCAGGCCATTTCTGGGGATATCTTAAGGCCCGACCTTATATGAGAGCTTTAGCCGGATTGTCTGAATGTCTCTGGAAAAACGGACTCCGGCAGGAAGCCATTGAGAGCTATAAAGAACTGCTTCGTTTAAACCCTAACGATAATCAGGGAATTCGCTATATCCTGATCAACTGCCTGCTCGCTGAGGGGCTGGACGGGGAAGCGGAAAAACTCCTGTCAACATATCCTGAGTCATCTTGCTTTATGTTATACAGCAAAGCCCTCTTGTCCTTCCGTAGGTTAAAGCATCGCAAAGCTGAGGCATCACTAAAAGAAGCTCTTCTCTCTAATCCTCATGTGCCTCCATACCTGTTAGGCTCAAAGCATCTGCCCTGGCCTCTGCCTGCCTACTATTCCCCTGGGAGTATAGAGGAAGCCGTTATTTACGCGGCAGATGCCTGTACAGTGTGGAAAAACACCCCTAACGCGTTGACTTGGCTGACCGAAAAATTAAAAAGTATCACATAA
- a CDS encoding calcium-transporting P-type ATPase, PMR1-type: MRQQAWHVLPWLDVVKALEVHPGKGLNLKEVNRRLGEVGRNILETKKGVHPVFLFLGQFKDFMVLVLLAATIVSALLGEIADAVTIMAILVLNAVLGFIQEFRAERSIESLKSLTAPEARVLRDGLESRIPAADLVPGDIVLLEAGDRIPADIRWIQAVNVEVEESALTGESHPVAKRLAPLTDELTPMADRVNMGYMGTSLVGGRGAGVVVATGMETEMGVIAGMIQSVEEEETPLQKRLAQLGKYLVIISIIVCGIVVLTGVLRGEGFYKMFLAGVSLAVAAIPEGLPAIVTVALAIGVQRMVKRKAIIRKLPAVETLGCATVICSDKTGTLTQNEMTVRQIYTDRTMVAVTGQGYDPKGDFHGADPTKEKGPLQSALKIASLCNNSSLTRKGVQVAGMFRAAGKDSPWGIEGDPTEGALLVAAAKAGIWRETLERKEERVGEIPFDSDRKRMSVIYKGKREKKAYVKGAPDEILRRCRHELTSEGIVELNELRRRAILRANDEMAKKALRVLALAEKPLQENERIDERVEEDLTFVGLMGMIDPPRASAAKAIKVCRRAGIKPVMITGDHRLTAEAVARELGILKGNGDGILTGSDLDRMSDEALEKEVMNISVYARVTPKDKLRIVRALKKNDQVVAMTGDGVNDAPAVKEADIGISMGKTGTDVTKEASAMVLADDNFATIVAAVEEGRAIYDNIRKFIRYLLSCNIGEVLVMFLAALVGLPLPLLAIQILWVNLVTDGLPAMALGVDGMDKDIMNRKPREPGESIFARGLARKIMVRGLIIGLGSLLVFVTAMFLGVNMLAARTMAFTTLVFSQLFHVFDCKSETRGIFEVGIFSNPYLVAAVIGSTLMQLSVIYLPPLQAIFKTTPLMGWQWALILAVAGGPSILIGLYRLVRNTWRGKEIMVGGK; the protein is encoded by the coding sequence ATGAGGCAGCAAGCATGGCATGTTTTGCCCTGGCTGGATGTGGTTAAGGCTTTGGAGGTGCATCCTGGCAAAGGGTTAAACCTGAAGGAGGTTAACCGGCGGCTGGGCGAAGTGGGGAGAAACATTCTGGAGACCAAAAAAGGGGTTCATCCGGTCTTTCTCTTTCTCGGACAATTCAAGGATTTTATGGTCTTGGTTCTTTTGGCTGCGACCATCGTTTCCGCACTCTTAGGGGAAATCGCCGATGCCGTAACGATTATGGCCATCCTGGTTCTGAATGCAGTCCTGGGCTTTATCCAGGAATTCCGGGCGGAGCGCTCTATTGAATCCTTAAAATCCTTAACGGCCCCGGAAGCCCGGGTCTTGCGGGATGGCCTGGAAAGCAGGATTCCCGCAGCGGACCTTGTTCCGGGAGATATCGTTCTCCTGGAGGCCGGGGATCGGATTCCTGCCGACATCCGCTGGATTCAGGCCGTGAATGTGGAAGTGGAGGAATCCGCTTTGACCGGTGAATCCCACCCGGTGGCCAAGCGGTTGGCTCCTTTGACCGATGAGCTGACCCCCATGGCTGATCGGGTGAATATGGGGTATATGGGTACCTCCTTAGTCGGCGGCCGCGGGGCCGGGGTCGTGGTGGCCACGGGAATGGAGACGGAAATGGGCGTTATTGCCGGCATGATCCAGAGTGTGGAGGAGGAAGAGACCCCTCTGCAAAAGCGCCTGGCCCAACTGGGCAAATATTTGGTCATTATCAGTATTATCGTCTGCGGTATTGTAGTCCTGACCGGGGTTCTGCGGGGGGAAGGCTTCTATAAGATGTTCCTGGCCGGGGTCTCCCTGGCTGTGGCGGCCATTCCGGAAGGGTTGCCGGCTATCGTTACCGTAGCCCTGGCCATCGGGGTGCAAAGAATGGTGAAGCGCAAAGCCATCATCCGCAAGCTCCCTGCTGTGGAGACCCTGGGTTGTGCCACAGTCATCTGTTCCGATAAAACCGGGACCCTCACTCAAAATGAAATGACCGTACGGCAAATCTATACGGATCGCACAATGGTTGCCGTAACCGGACAGGGCTATGATCCTAAAGGGGACTTCCATGGGGCGGATCCCACCAAGGAAAAAGGCCCCTTACAGTCAGCTTTGAAAATTGCTTCCCTGTGCAATAATTCCTCCCTGACCCGCAAGGGGGTGCAGGTGGCGGGAATGTTCCGGGCCGCGGGCAAGGATTCTCCCTGGGGAATCGAGGGAGACCCTACGGAGGGCGCTCTGCTGGTTGCCGCCGCCAAGGCGGGAATCTGGCGGGAAACCCTGGAGCGCAAGGAAGAGCGGGTTGGGGAAATTCCCTTTGACTCGGATCGCAAGCGCATGAGCGTGATCTATAAAGGCAAACGGGAAAAGAAGGCCTATGTCAAGGGAGCTCCTGATGAGATCCTTAGGCGCTGCCGCCATGAGCTGACTTCCGAAGGCATTGTGGAATTGAACGAGCTGAGAAGAAGGGCTATTCTGAGGGCCAATGATGAGATGGCTAAAAAAGCTTTAAGGGTTCTGGCCTTAGCCGAGAAACCCTTGCAGGAAAACGAGCGGATTGACGAACGGGTAGAGGAAGATTTGACTTTCGTAGGGCTTATGGGGATGATTGACCCGCCCCGGGCCAGCGCGGCCAAAGCGATCAAAGTGTGCCGAAGAGCCGGCATCAAGCCGGTGATGATCACAGGGGATCACCGTCTCACAGCAGAGGCTGTGGCCCGGGAACTGGGAATTCTCAAAGGCAATGGCGACGGCATACTGACCGGCTCCGATCTGGACCGGATGTCCGATGAAGCGCTGGAAAAGGAAGTCATGAATATCTCCGTCTACGCCCGGGTCACCCCCAAGGATAAGCTCAGGATCGTCCGCGCCCTCAAGAAGAACGATCAAGTGGTGGCCATGACGGGGGACGGAGTCAATGATGCCCCCGCCGTCAAAGAGGCGGATATCGGGATCTCCATGGGCAAGACGGGGACCGACGTCACCAAAGAAGCCTCGGCCATGGTCCTGGCCGACGATAATTTCGCCACTATTGTGGCCGCCGTGGAAGAGGGCCGGGCCATCTACGATAATATCCGCAAGTTTATCCGTTACCTGCTCTCCTGCAATATCGGTGAAGTTCTGGTCATGTTCCTGGCCGCTTTGGTAGGGTTGCCCTTGCCCTTGCTGGCTATCCAGATTCTCTGGGTTAACCTGGTGACCGATGGTTTGCCGGCCATGGCTTTGGGTGTGGACGGCATGGATAAAGATATTATGAACCGCAAGCCGCGGGAACCCGGGGAGAGTATCTTTGCCCGGGGGTTGGCACGGAAGATCATGGTCCGCGGTCTGATCATTGGCTTAGGCTCCCTGCTGGTATTTGTGACTGCCATGTTCTTGGGAGTGAATATGCTGGCGGCCCGGACCATGGCCTTTACCACCTTGGTATTCTCCCAGCTCTTCCATGTCTTTGACTGCAAATCGGAAACCCGGGGCATTTTTGAGGTGGGAATCTTCTCTAATCCTTATCTGGTAGCGGCAGTGATCGGCTCCACCCTGATGCAGCTCAGTGTCATTTACCTCCCGCCTCTCCAGGCCATTTTTAAAACCACACCTTTAATGGGCTGGCAATGGGCATTGATCTTAGCGGTAGCCGGCGGTCCTTCCATTTTGATTGGCTTATACCGTTTAGTCCGCAATACCTGGCGGGGCAAAGAAATCATGGTGGGTGGAAAATAG